Proteins co-encoded in one Leptodactylus fuscus isolate aLepFus1 chromosome 4, aLepFus1.hap2, whole genome shotgun sequence genomic window:
- the RPL7 gene encoding large ribosomal subunit protein uL30: protein MAGAEGKKLPSVPESLVKRRKAFAAAKARRIKKILKDKKIRKEKRKIIYKRAESYYKEYRQMYRREIRLSRMARKAGNYYVPAEPKLAFVIRIRGINGVSPKVRKVLQLLRLRQIFNGTFVKLNKTSINMLRLVEPYIAWGYPNLKSVKELIYKRGYLKIKKQRIPLTDNSLIERHLGKRGIICVEDLIHEIYTVGKNFKNANNFLWPFKLSSPRGGMKKKTTHFVEGGDAGNREDQINRLIRRMN from the exons ATGGCGGGGGCAGA AGGAAAGAAGTTGCCATCTGTTCCAGAAAGCCTTGTTAAAAGGCGAAAGGCCTTTGCGGCCGCCAAGGCTAGAAGGATCAAGAAGATCCTGAAAGATAAAAAG ATCcgcaaagaaaaaaggaagatcaTCTACAAGCGGGCAGAGAGCTACTACAAGGAGTACAGGCAGATGTACAGACGTGAGATCCGTCTGTCTAGAATGGCCCGCAAAGCTGGAAACTACTATGTCCCTGCTGAACCCAAATTGGCTTTTGTCATCAGAATCCGTGG TATCAATGGTGTCAGCCCAAAGGTCCGTAAAGTATTGCAACTTCTGCGTCTGCGTCAGATTTTCAATGGTACCTTTGTGAAACTCAACAAGACTTCTATTAATATGCTCAGACTGGTAGAGCCCTACATTGCCTGGGG TTATCCCAACCTGAAGTCTGTAAAGGAGTTGATCTACAAGCGTGGTTACCTGAAGATCAAGAAGCAGCGCATCCCTCTGACCGATAACTCTCTTATTGAAAGGCATCTTG GCAAACGTGGCATCATCTGTGTTGAAGATCTGATCCATGAGATCTACACAGTTGGCAAAAACTTCAAAAATGCAAACAACTTCCTCTGGCCCTTCAAGCTGTCCTCCCCCAGGGGTGGCATGAAGAAGAAAACCACACACTTTGTGGAAGGTGGTGATGCAGGCAACAGGGAAGACCAGATCAACAGACTAATAAGGAGGATGAACTAA